Part of the Kwoniella shivajii chromosome 1, complete sequence genome, CCCAACGACAACTTTTCCGCATTGTGAGTTGTTGGCGTACAATTGCAGGTGATCTTTGATATGAGTGAGCTTGATTGCATTGTAGTGTTCAgagatagctcacctttgattttgatttccgCTTTCTCGTTACCTGATCCCAGATCGCACACTGCGATTCGGCAAACTTAGTTAGCAACGAATTTCACGTTTGTGGGGCAGGATATTACCAATACGTACCAGTGACTAAGCTATCATACGATGAAAAGCCTTGCCAGAATTGATCGTATTTAGCCCATGTAGGTACAATCCCGTTCTACACAAATACAGGATAATCAGCTAGAGGGCAACGATTGAAAGTCAAAAACTTCTTTCACTTACTTTTATCAAAGTAGCGCCCAAGATAGACTTGTTTACGAAGATTTGCACTACTAAATCACCCGTACTACCATATCTTTGTAAGGAAGATGATAATTTCTGTGCGGCTGCTTGTCCACCTTCGTATCCTCCTTGAAGGAGAGATTCTTGAAACTGGTAATGATTAGCGAGGTTGTAGTATACTGGCGACTCACAATGAAGTCATCCCCATCAATTAGGACAACTGTAAACTTGGCTGCCTCAACCTATCGAGGGGATCAGCAAACAGAATCATGAACTTCTATTGCCTTATTTGGCCCAGTCGACTCACTTGCTGcctttgagcttgagctaACAAGTTTTCCAAATCTTTCTTACCTATCTCTAGGCCCAAACAAACATCTTTCCAATatttcaccaccttcttcaactcatCGACCTCATTAACCTGatcgaaaagaggtttaaGATGTATACTCAATCCTTCAAGGTGTGCTTGAACCTGATTTACCGAATTTACAATCGAGTTCGATTGAAGTGGTAATGTCGGGTTATTAGGGGAAGGAAGATACAAGGGAGTTTGTTCAGGTAAAGGAGTAAGAGATTGTAATATTGCTGGTTCagaaaaaggttgaaaagtaggtaaaggtgcTGTTTTAGGTGGTTGAGGTATATTTACTTGCGAAAGTGGTGATGATCTTCTACTACCATACTTATTATGATGATTATCTTCGTTGTTTTCCGTGGAATCGATGTTATATTTGGGTATTCCACCACCGAGAGCAGTGGCAGGCCATTCTAGATTCAATTTCCTGTTACTTCCCCTAGAAGACTGACTACGctcttgagcttgagcgaTGAGTCCGCTTAGATCAACGTTGGATGTATTTTCGTCGTTATAAGATGATATACCTATCTTACCATACGGGGGGTTGTTGGTTGGAAGATCTATAGCAGCCATGAAGTCTGATCCGAACATGATTTCACGATAATCAGCGAAGGTTATTTTGCTTTTATTTCTAGTTTGAGTGGCAAGATACAGGTTTGTTAGTTTTTGACAGCTTTGTTTACAAGTCAATTTGTTGAGTACAGAACTTGGCAGATTGATTTTAATCTTCTGTATAAATATATCAGCAGGGTGACTCACAAACTGTTACAAATGGTGTATATTGGGTAAAACCTTTGTGTATCTGACTATCCTTTGAAAGACTCTTGCGTCGAGGAGACCAAGAATGGTTCAATACGtgttatatatgtatatatgtcCGTGAGAGCGTTTTAAGCTTACTTGAAACCAATGTCTCCCTTATGGGCTTTGTATCCGGCAAGAGAGAAGGGAGGCTGAGGAGATACACAGAGTGGTAATCTACCTGTTGCTCACCATCTGTGCGAGCAAACTTCGAAATAATCGATCTTCtggacaacctccaccttTCTCAACGATCATTCACACGTGGACGCTTTGCCCGGCGGACTACTCCCTTTCACTTTTGtttacctccactttgtCAATGGGTAGTAGATCCGGAGTCTCCGGAATGTGCAATCTCCTGTAAATTGCAATTTACGCCAAGATCGGATCACCGATATGTTTCAAAGTGATCACGCCATAGGTATCGCCATATCTCGTATACCACCATCCCCTGCTCATATCGTGGCACTGAGTGCTGGGGGAATTCGGATTAACCACAGTTAgtagagatgagatgatatgtCATGATGCAATCTTACCAGGTCCGGTTATAAAGCATACAGCTACctacatatatatatatagaaAGAGACGAGAAGATTCCCCACTTTTCATTCCTCAATCACCTTTGAACCCACTTCGTTTCTCGATCCACCCTTTACCCTCCAAAACAACTATTTCAATCTAGACAAGATGGTTAACGTTAGACTAGGTGATATCGCCCCCAACTTCCAAACTGATACttcaaaaggaaagatcgatgtgagttttgattGATCCATCCGAATAACGCAAAGAAAAGCATCCAGATCAGAATCATGGAATCCCTGGGTCAGACTGTCCATCGTAGCATCGCTGATTCAATCAATGATATAGTTCCACGAATGGTTAGGTGGTTCATGGGCCATCCTCTTTTCTCATCCTGATGATTATGTGAGTTGACTAACACTTTTATCCTATTTATGCAGGAGCTGACCGAGAAGGATCCGATCAGACTCCCGTTTGTACAACTGAGCTTTCAGCTGTTGCGCTCTCCTACGCCGATTTCCAATCTCGAGGCGTAAAGGTGAGACAATCCCTTTCAGTTTACACTACGGTTTAACCAGCCACAAAAATAGTTGACTGATTGTTCTCTTGCATCATTCAAATAGCTCATCGGTCTCTCAGCTAACAACGCTGATTCCCACCAAGGATGGATCAAAGATATCGATGCTTTATCCCCTAATGGACCCAGTGTTGATTTCCCAATTATCGCCGATGAAGATCGAACAGTCGCTGAATTATACGGTATGCTTGATCATCTCGATGCTTCAAACGTAGATAAGAAAGGTATTCCATTCACTGTCCGAACTGTCTTCATCAGTAAGTGTCTCCTTCTATATATCGATCCATTAACACTCTTTCTCTTTAAAAAAAATATCATCTATCCAATTATAAAGAACGacgtcttcttcatttcctttgTTTGATCCTATGTGAAAAGAATTACActgatttcttgaatttcGTAAATGAATAAATAGTCGACccagagaagaaagtcagacTCACACTCGCCTACCCCGCATCAACAGGAAGAAACTTTCCTGAAATCCTTCGAGTAATCGATTCATTACAATTAGGTGATAAATACAAGATCACCACTCCTGCAAACTggaaaaaaggtgatgaCGTTATCGTTCATCCCtctgttcaaggtgaaaaagtcAAAGAGCTATTCGGTGATGATGTCAAGACTGTCTATGTAAGTGTCTCAAACTTAAACCTCATGGTAATCACGATGTGTTATCCAGATACCATGATGCCAAAGTGCTGattcctttctcctcattcATAGCCTTATCTCAGATTCACCTCTGACCCTTCCAAGAAACAGACTGCTTGAGATGTTCATCTCTCGGAGGAATaggagggaaaggagatAATCACGAATCAGAGAGGAAAATCTGAGAAAAGTAGAGTAAAATATCAAAGTTGTCTATCAAAAGTTGAATGTATACACAGTCATATTGTCTAATACAAATTCTCTCGAATATGGTTCAGTCCTTCAGCTATTCATGTCAAGAAATAATAACTGATTCCTGAATTTGCTTCATTCCGTTCACTACGATTGAGTTCATTGATACCACAGAATATCCCTCAATTTGACATACTTGTTACATGTGTTCATAAAACCCAAAGTCGGGGTATCATAGTTCGAAACTAGCCACATTACCATGTCTATGTACATCATTTCTGCCTGTTTGCCCCTCTGTTCTACTGAAGGATTCGCAAATATCCTTTGTGTAACATTCTAGCTATACGCTTTCAATTCACATCCTAGTCCCCTCCATAATCAATGTAATCTGGACTTTCAGCAGCCACGTATTCCCTATCATATGCCCCAAAACATCAGCTCCCTCACATACCCAGCAGTCGTCCTCCTTCCACGACAATGGACTCACTCTTGTAATTCAGCGACTACTCTTCTAGCATCATCGAATTCATCCAAACCATTCGCGaatatttcttctttcttataTTGTTCCAAAAATGCATTTCGTTTTCTCAACATATCGTATTGATGTATCATTCGTTTGAACAGCTAacaaagagaacaacaaTTGACACTCATTCATCAGCCTAGACTCCCTCTCTCACTCatgtttgaagaagaaagaaaaggttttCTACTTACCGAGTTGATACTAGTATGATTGGCCATCATGACACCACTAACTCTATTAGAAGCACCTGCTGGAccacctcttttccttgtcAGGGCAACCTGTATACTTGCCGGTCCCCATGGGATGAAGTTTGCTAACTGTCTTTCTCGTATACGCAATAGTGATTTATGCACGTCTGTCGGGTCGACATCGCCTGAGATGATGTTCAAACAGGATATATAAGCTGAAGATTTCgttgatattgttgaaaCCATTCGATTCTTAGGTTGTAGGAGTCGTCTCATGACATCGAGTGTTGTCGTCTTCCGTGTAGCTTTCGCCTATGTGAGCAGTGTCAGCTACCAACGACAggagaaagattgagaatATGTTTTCATCACTCAcatgatcaatttcatcacCCGTGAACGGCGTATAAGAGGTCATCAAGAAATGACATCTTGGAGTGGGTATAAGACTTGATATAATACCCACTAAGTCGTTATTCATATAAGACGGATATCGAAGTGTAGTTGTCGAAGCAGCCATGACTGTCGATACCTATTTCAGCGAAATCAGCTTACTTATTCCGTTCAATCCGATTCATGCACTCGTAGGGAATTTGTAAAACACTTACAAGTTGATTTGTCTGCACGAAACTTGGATCTTGAACATGCAATCTATCCGCTGCGATTCTAGTCAAAGCTGCGTTATCCAGGACGACAACTGAATCTGCATTATTCACTAATCTTTTCATTGCTAATATCGAATTGTAAGGTTGAACCACCACGTCTGATGATTCAGGAAAGACTGAATAGGTCTGTATCAACTTCTTGGGAAATCGATCTGACAATCTTTCCAGTAGGTAAGAACCTAATCCTGAGCCTGTTCCACCTGCTATCGAATGCAGGAGCATGAATCCCTGTTCAGGAATGTGTCAGCTAAAAATCAAGCTGACGATGGTACCACGATGATGTTGGTAAAGCAAATGCGTGATGAGTTCTCTTGGAAGAGACGCTACTCACCTCTAAACTATCACTGCCATCCGCTTCTCTGTCtatcatttcaatcaaatcatcatacAATCTTTCTCCCGCACTATATCCTTGCGCCCAATTGTTCCCTGCTCCACCGCCATCTTTCGAAACGAAGATATTCTCGGGATTGTATAAACCTT contains:
- a CDS encoding tubulin gamma chain, with the translated sequence MGREIISLQAGQAGNQIGAQFWQKLCAEHGITPQGNLEEWAADGSQGDRKDVFFYQADDEHYIPRAILIDLEPRVINNILTSPFKGLYNPENIFVSKDGGGAGNNWAQGYSAGERLYDDLIEMIDREADGSDSLEGFMLLHSIAGGTGSGLGSYLLERLSDRFPKKLIQTYSVFPESSDVVVQPYNSILAMKRLVNNADSVVVLDNAALTRIAADRLHVQDPSFVQTNQLVSTVMAASTTTLRYPSYMNNDLVGIISSLIPTPRCHFLMTSYTPFTGDEIDHAKATRKTTTLDVMRRLLQPKNRMVSTISTKSSAYISCLNIISGDVDPTDVHKSLLRIRERQLANFIPWGPASIQVALTRKRGGPAGASNRVSGVMMANHTSINSLFKRMIHQYDMLRKRNAFLEQYKKEEIFANGLDEFDDARRVVAELQEEYVAAESPDYIDYGGD